Part of the Acropora palmata chromosome 10, jaAcrPala1.3, whole genome shotgun sequence genome, AGACAAGGTCTTCTGTAAATGTAGATAAGTTAGCCCTCTTTGATAATAATtagccattttcttttttcaggcGATACGCTTATTCAATTCTTAACGGTTATAAGCTCATTTCACAGCTGGGAGCGCACTGTATAACAATTTACCATTTTTAGCGTTTTAGCTATGGATCTCTGAGCGGCGTTTCTCCAACAAAAGTAATGTGATTCCATCGCCTTGGTCTAGGTACACCTTTTTTACTTCCGTTGCATCGAAGGTGATGTGTTAGGCGTGGAAAAGCACCTTTATGCGTTCTCCTCGTGAGCCGTGACATATATGCGAGGTTTGGAGGTTTGCTGCGGTAATTCGCCGCTGGATGACGAGGACTCAGGTTTAAATGAACCGCTGTATCGCGAGTTCCAGCGATACAAGAAGAATACTGTCAATAGAATAGCAATCACAGAGGCCACCACTAGTACAGGGATGACCCAAACCGGCACAACCTGTGGTAACGAATCCTGCGCTTGTACACCACGAGGATCGGGACCTGGGTGCGATGTTGGTGTAGAAGTTGATGAAGACGTCATTATTTCTTCTTGAAACAAAACcacaataaaattcaattgattttttaataattatttcgtTATCTCTTCTTGTGGCCCACCGTTCAAACTTGAAATCGCTTATGCCGCATTACTATAACAATCCTTCGCCAAGTTACCATAACATGAGATCAGTAATTCTGTCCATCTACCTGAATACGACTTCTCATGAATATAAACTTTGCTAAATAGCAGAAATTTCTCGTTGTGACTGACCTGTTGTTCTCTCAGTTGGGATCCCGCATTCCTCATCCTCGTCATCGTCAAATTGGTCGCATCCCCCCGATCCGCTTGTATCTGGCATCTCAGATCCGTCAATCACTGTCCCGAATGTTTCAAATCGTTTGTCTGTAATCACTGGCACTACATGGTCCAAGAGCTCCATATTTCCGAAGTAAAGCTCTCTTATTTCTCCAGTTAAATTCAATTTTGCTTGAGATTTCTCTAAGATATTCATTGGTCCACCGCCCAGGTAGACTTTAGGATTGGGATCGGTAACGTCCAGCTGGAATGGTTTCACTCCTAAACTTGCTTCGGCAGaaattctttcatttattttcaattcgaCTGCTTGTCCACGTCTGCTAAACTCGACCAGGTGCCACCGTCCGTCGTTGACATGAACACTCGATTCCAAGAAATAATCGCCTGGTTTTAGGATAACAATATAAATAATTTCATCCGatggtttgtttttgttaattattgtaaaaaaaaaattggatttgCTTAATTAGGCAACCAAGCGTTCGCTATTTGATACACGTTAGAGCGTATGGCATGTGTGGTAAATAATGTGTGCCAATAACATTTTGTTACAATCATTTTTTGGGTGTTTTACAACAATATGGAAACAAAAGTATCCAGATGAGCCTTTACGCTGCTCTGGAGCaaagttgaaaaacattcTTGTCTTTAATttgcgttctgattggctcatttgaATGTTTGTGACCGCTGTAATTGGCCACAGCGATAACTACTATACTCAATCGAAAATCACTGTTAATAATTGGTGCTGCTAATAAAACTTGCAGCTAAACATTAATGAGGGCAACagttttttcaaatgaattttatgGCCGATCGCCAAACCACTgtgaaacaactgaaaaacttGGAATGTGGGTCTAATTGGCATTATGAAATCACAAAGTACGTTAGTGTCCATCCCTCAACCGAGCAAAAAACACGAATTAACATCAAGGCAATATCGATCATATTGATAGATGATATGGTAAACGATATCTAGCAATTCTCGTTTAACACTACATTATTCAGAAAATGGCAACAACCTCCTCCTGAATTAAATTCCACTCGTATTTTCCCGTCATCCATTTCCATGAGCAGAAAGCCACTAACAGGCCGCGAACGGAGACTAAAAATGACTCCTTTCCTGGAATGCAAAGTCCTGATACCAAACGCCACATAAGTCCTGTTCAAGTAGGATTTCTCTTGCGTTTTATCCATGTGATAGACAATATAACCGCTTCCGTTAAACCATAATGATGTAGCCTCTACAAAGTAACAACAAAgataatagctgttattacagttgagcccgcagacaaaatttcccttgtttacaactgcgtgcaaacgaggctaaggggtcaatacaatgggaaatgacccattagcctcgtttgtgtgtcaagaccgctggtaactgtaataacagctgtaataacagctattgcaAACAGACCCTTTATTGATGATCATGATCCAAACAGATAAAATACCTTGAATTCCATCGCTCTTCTAGCTAAAAACTTACTGAATTCAAAGAGTTAATTTTCTGAGGACAATTGCTGACTGAGCGGGCAAACAGATAATCATGTGCGTTTAGCTGCCAGAACTGGATTGACGGAACACAAGTCTTTGCAGCACGATTGTTACAAATGTGCACTTAGCCTCTGGAGTTTTCCGACAACCGACCATGATAAGCGAGACCCgatgttttcatttcaataaCACCTCAAGCACATTTATTTCCAGCATAACATGATTAGAAATCAATAGACCTAGATAGATGCAGGTCAGTTTCAGTAAGCGTCACAGTGTGTTCCGTCACTCTTCTCGTAAACTCTACCATCACTTCTGGCGAGAAACAAGGGgaataaaggtcataaagtgtcctccttACTATAGTACTTGAAGAGACATAAACAGTAACCCCAGTCCTAACCTAAAAAGAACCCGAATACCAATAAACGTAAACCCTAAAGTCACAAACAGGAGGCTTAAGCTTATACTTAGCATCTAGTTAATTGGATTTCTGGTCATAAGTGCTAGAAATCATGGGGGATTTATAATTTTAACCAAAGGGCGTTACTAGTTGACTTAAAAggtgattttgcaaagtccaaaaaaatgacaaaaaccaAAGTTTCAATGAAGAAATTCAGTTTTTCTCGACGTgtgtttaatttttcttttttttttcgttgttgttgcttttttttctgcctGCAGTTCCCACCTTCAGAGCAGTTTGGTCCCTTGTACCCAGTTCCCTTGCAATCGCACCAGACCTCACTGACAGTGTCGCGACAAACGCCTCCATTCATACAATTGTCGTTTTGAGAACAAGGGTCCAGGCATCCTGGTACAGTTCCTGAAGTGTTCAGGAGATGCGCCTCCCTTAACGACCCTCGGCCATTGCTGTGTGTGATACCGCTTATGCAGCCCTCGAATCTGAAGAATAAAGGAAACGCTAAACTAGGTGTTTACTCCTTAACTCTTTTATATGGAATTCCGGAGTATCACACTCGGAAAATGCAACGTGTTATGAATGCAAGTGCAAGACCTGTTTATTGCGCGCCTCAGTTCTGTAATATAAGAGCTCTGCTCGCTGAATTACATTGGTTACCAGTGCACGCCAGAATACATCATAAGATGCTTTTGATAACGGTTGTGACAAGAATGGATTCTCctaaatatggtgagacactaaaatttatgtatataaagtaccaaccgatcgTAGTAGTCTTACTAAAGGTTTACCAAAGTTTGTTTGACCTCCGTATTGCATGGTGTAGAAGAGAAATTCTGTGCCTGCAACATGAACGAAGGGATGGCTTTCGTTCTCCCTGCGTGAATTAACTAGTCGAGCcgaataggccagtttcgtattctaacggttggaatGGACTTAGCATGAAAtagaggctaatgcgggcaaataatttgcatttgaaaagatttgctcgcattagcctccatttcatgctacaTCAAATCCAGCCGtcagaattcgaaaatggtctttTGAAactagtttttcaaccaaacgGATCAAAGCTAAACCAATGGGCACCTTTTGGATTATGTAACAACGAAAGACTAAATTCGAGGTTGAGAGGACAAATTTGCattcttctttgtttgaaaaaaggGAATTGCAAACTAATCCTCTCAGCCTTGAAAATGCGATTTTCCCCGATTTGTTCCTCGCGCTGTTTGGtcctgctgtgattggtcggagtagtTATTTTgggttgtgactagaatggatactaaatttatgtatttaaAGTACCAACtgatcttagtagtcttactaaaggtttaccaagtttaattatggtgtaaccagaacaatttatgaaagctaaccatttcgagccggcgcttagacctaatcactaaagatcagtggccggcgcttagacctaatcactagagatcagtggctgacccagcagttattctctgcttaagtagggtgtcgtttatctgcttgtacctgtttatgtgtcacgaagtgtctcgccatattttggagtatccattcaagCAAAAACCTTTTGATAACGTATAAAATTTTGCACGACCATGCGCCTAAGTACCTTTAAGACCTAATTAGCATTTAA contains:
- the LOC141895325 gene encoding neurexin-1-like isoform X2, with protein sequence MITAVIIFQLSFFASSLAGTGLRFSKDPTAFAVFRGWDAKTNGTLKFHFKTLSQNGFLLYEDDKGQCQYMYLSLVDGRLRMKLKMANCEYTQTLLVAQKLADGKWHKVTVQRNFSVTKVTVDRIFENTTRYRGEGIHIFGVESDLHAGGVPWYTPFNDFSFPAIVYESTNFDRFEGCISGITHSNGRGSLREAHLLNTSGTVPGCLDPCSQNDNCMNGGVCRDTVSEVWCDCKGTGYKGPNCSEEATSLWFNGSGYIVYHMDKTQEKSYLNRTYVAFGIRTLHSRKGVIFSLRSRPVSGFLLMEMDDGKIRVEFNSGGGDYFLESSVHVNDGRWHLVEFSRRGQAVELKINERISAEASLGVKPFQLDVTDPNPKVYLGGGPMNILEKSQAKLNLTGEIRELYFGNMELLDHVVPVITDKRFETFGTVIDGSEMPDTSGSGGCDQFDDDEDEECGIPTERTTEIMTSSSTSTPTSHPGPDPRGVQAQDSLPQVVPVWVIPVLVVASVIAILLTVFFLYRWNSRYSGSFKPESSSSSGELPQQTSKPRIYVTAHEENA
- the LOC141895325 gene encoding neurexin-1-like isoform X1 codes for the protein MITAVIIFQLSFFASSLAGTGLRFSKDPTAFAVFRGWDAKTNGTLKFHFKTLSQNGFLLYEDDKGQCQYMYLSLVDGRLRMKLKMANCEYTQTLLVAQKLADGKWHKVTVQRNFSVTKVTVDRIFENTTRYRGEGIHIFGVESDLHAGGVPWYTPFNDFSFPAIVYESTNFDRFEGCISGITHSNGRGSLREAHLLNTSGTVPGCLDPCSQNDNCMNGGVCRDTVSEVWCDCKGTGYKGPNCSEEATSLWFNGSGYIVYHMDKTQEKSYLNRTYVAFGIRTLHSRKGVIFSLRSRPVSGFLLMEMDDGKIRVEFNSGGGDYFLESSVHVNDGRWHLVEFSRRGQAVELKINERISAEASLGVKPFQLDVTDPNPKVYLGGGPMNILEKSQAKLNLTGEIRELYFGNMELLDHVVPVITDKRFETFGTVIDGSEMPDTSGSGGCDQFDDDEDEECGIPTERTTEEIMTSSSTSTPTSHPGPDPRGVQAQDSLPQVVPVWVIPVLVVASVIAILLTVFFLYRWNSRYSGSFKPESSSSSGELPQQTSKPRIYVTAHEENA